A region from the Campylobacter subantarcticus LMG 24377 genome encodes:
- the hsdR gene encoding EcoAI/FtnUII family type I restriction enzme subunit R: MKNRLFSEDDTRVKLIDVKLHASSWSEENIIRNYYFTDRRKLIGNKRGERKFADYLLKFQNNNLAIIEAKKQSKDPLDGLSQGIEYARILNVAFVYSTNGDKIYEYNLKTSSGEYIEKFPTPSELFTRIYGNLKEWQHKLLSQRELYIPQKELRYYQKIAVDKVIEALINGKNRILLTLATGTGKTTIAFALCYRLLEARWNKTNQDKKPKILFLCDRVSLRDQALGEFNPIEGDCVAVSAQELRKNNGRVPTSANVFFGIYQSLASNSKEQENANEEQESKFYLQYPKDFFDLIIIDECHRGGANEEGSWAGVLEYFSSATHLGLTATPKKSDNVDTYRYFGESVYEYSLKDGIEDGFLTPYKVKRVTTTLSEGYVYNPDDIIEGELEKGFYKINEFERNIHLPQYNDFLAKEILKLINPMDKTIIFCANQAHASEVKRAIDKFKSVKRDDYCVRVTSDEGKIGLEYLKQFQDNDKSYPVILTSSKMLTTGVDARNVRNIVLLANIGSIIEFKQIIGRGTRVYEGKDFFTILDFTGVTRLFYDPKWDGEQIKDEEKTEVKTIQNKREQSNPKEATKQKEVTVHLKGTKLKVLDITTSYIGDSDKPLSTKEFLEFLVGKLAEFYNDETRLREIWSNQASRKEFLQKLEKDRISEQVLEELTVIFEQKDCDVYDVLAHLSFNSEIKTRHERVLNVKNSTFLKRFQKEKALRLVEFLLDRYQEYGIKDFDSGLKTLIDLSSLGSVKELVSEFEGMENLKQCIDDLQREIYVNNI, encoded by the coding sequence ATGAAAAATAGATTATTTTCAGAAGATGATACTAGAGTTAAACTCATAGATGTAAAACTTCACGCTAGCTCTTGGAGTGAAGAAAATATCATAAGAAATTATTATTTTACTGATAGGCGTAAGCTTATAGGAAATAAAAGAGGCGAAAGAAAATTTGCAGATTATTTGTTGAAATTTCAAAACAATAATCTTGCTATCATAGAAGCTAAAAAACAAAGCAAAGATCCTTTAGATGGCTTGTCTCAAGGCATAGAATATGCCAGAATTTTAAACGTAGCATTTGTATACAGCACTAATGGCGATAAAATTTATGAATACAACTTAAAAACTTCAAGCGGTGAGTACATAGAAAAATTTCCAACCCCAAGTGAGCTTTTTACTAGGATTTATGGAAATTTAAAAGAATGGCAACACAAGCTTTTATCGCAGCGAGAATTATACATACCCCAAAAAGAATTAAGATATTATCAAAAGATCGCAGTTGATAAAGTCATAGAAGCTTTGATCAACGGTAAAAATAGAATTTTACTCACTCTTGCTACAGGTACAGGTAAAACCACCATAGCTTTTGCTTTGTGTTATCGTTTGCTTGAAGCTAGGTGGAATAAAACAAATCAAGACAAAAAACCTAAGATATTATTTTTATGTGATAGAGTGAGTTTAAGAGATCAAGCTTTAGGAGAGTTTAATCCTATAGAGGGCGATTGCGTGGCAGTGAGTGCGCAAGAGTTGAGAAAAAATAATGGCAGAGTGCCTACAAGTGCAAATGTGTTTTTTGGAATTTATCAAAGTCTAGCTTCAAATTCAAAAGAACAAGAAAATGCTAATGAAGAACAAGAAAGCAAATTCTACTTACAATACCCCAAAGACTTTTTTGATCTTATCATCATCGATGAATGCCACAGAGGTGGAGCGAATGAAGAAGGTAGCTGGGCAGGGGTGCTAGAGTACTTTTCATCGGCTACGCATTTAGGGCTTACTGCTACACCTAAAAAAAGCGATAATGTAGATACTTATAGATATTTTGGTGAGAGTGTATATGAGTATAGTCTTAAAGATGGCATAGAAGATGGCTTTTTAACTCCTTATAAAGTTAAGCGTGTCACGACTACGCTTAGTGAAGGCTATGTGTACAACCCTGATGATATCATAGAAGGTGAGTTAGAAAAAGGCTTTTACAAGATCAATGAATTTGAAAGAAATATTCACTTACCTCAATACAACGATTTTCTAGCTAAAGAAATTTTAAAGCTCATCAACCCTATGGACAAAACCATCATCTTTTGTGCTAACCAAGCCCATGCAAGTGAAGTAAAAAGAGCCATTGATAAATTTAAAAGTGTAAAAAGAGATGACTACTGCGTGAGGGTTACAAGTGATGAGGGTAAAATAGGGCTTGAGTACTTAAAGCAGTTTCAAGATAATGACAAAAGCTATCCTGTGATACTCACTAGTTCTAAAATGCTAACCACAGGAGTAGATGCTAGAAATGTCCGCAACATAGTGCTTTTGGCAAATATAGGTTCTATCATAGAATTTAAGCAAATCATCGGAAGAGGCACTAGGGTGTATGAGGGAAAAGACTTTTTTACTATACTAGATTTTACCGGAGTAACAAGACTTTTTTATGATCCTAAATGGGATGGCGAGCAGATCAAAGATGAAGAAAAAACCGAAGTAAAAACTATACAAAACAAAAGAGAGCAAAGCAACCCTAAAGAAGCAACCAAGCAAAAAGAAGTCACCGTGCATTTAAAAGGCACAAAACTAAAAGTGCTTGATATAACGACAAGCTACATAGGAGATAGCGACAAGCCACTTAGTACAAAAGAATTTTTGGAATTTTTAGTAGGAAAGCTAGCAGAATTTTATAACGATGAGACAAGGTTACGCGAGATTTGGAGTAACCAAGCAAGCAGGAAAGAATTTTTACAAAAACTTGAAAAAGACCGCATAAGCGAGCAGGTTTTGGAAGAATTGACAGTGATTTTTGAGCAAAAAGACTGCGATGTGTATGATGTGCTAGCACACTTAAGCTTTAACAGCGAGATAAAAACACGCCATGAACGCGTGCTAAATGTAAAAAATAGTACATTTTTAAAACGCTTCCAAAAAGAAAAAGCTTTAAGGCTTGTGGAATTTTTACTAGATAGGTATCAAGAGTATGGTATAAAAGACTTTGATAGTGGGTTAAAAACACTTATAGATCTTAGCTCTTTAGGTAGTGTAAAAGAGCTAGTGAGTGAATTTGAAGGTATGGAGAATTTAAAACAATGCATTGATGATTTACAAAGAGAGATTTATGTAAATAATATATAA
- a CDS encoding ComEC/Rec2 family competence protein, which produces MSCTIHFLNVKDGDCTIIQHETERVSVIDICNGNEKQKYNFCSEANFNMRENSINPITYLENLNIKNIFRFILTHPDMDHLDGLENLFTKFTVVNFWDTGHKKDMREFKNSKYKETDWEYYLKVRKSCENPKVLQYYLGCEYDYFMKDGLEIISPNKILEKEILNSKNPNWNEISYVILHTIYDRKILYCGDSEDLAWKYILNNKELHKKIKDIDILIAPHHGRKTGGDKENIFLNELNPKLVLFGNTSDSKHKNYQAFNNRKIPILTNNEAGNIIMEINNKEISIKTENDINGIITAKNYSDGAKRIKKIKENYKIIFKGFNYE; this is translated from the coding sequence ATGAGTTGTACAATTCATTTTTTAAATGTGAAAGATGGTGATTGCACTATTATACAACACGAAACAGAAAGAGTTAGTGTTATTGATATCTGTAATGGGAATGAAAAGCAAAAATATAATTTTTGTTCGGAAGCTAATTTTAATATGAGAGAGAATTCTATTAATCCTATTACATATCTAGAAAATTTAAATATAAAAAATATATTTAGATTTATACTAACACATCCTGACATGGATCATTTGGATGGTCTTGAAAATCTTTTTACTAAATTTACGGTTGTAAATTTTTGGGATACAGGACACAAGAAAGATATGAGAGAATTCAAAAATAGTAAATATAAAGAAACAGACTGGGAGTATTATCTTAAGGTACGAAAAAGTTGTGAAAATCCTAAAGTTTTACAATATTATTTAGGTTGTGAATATGATTATTTTATGAAAGATGGATTAGAAATAATTTCTCCTAATAAAATCCTAGAAAAAGAAATTTTAAATAGTAAAAATCCAAATTGGAATGAAATTTCTTATGTTATTTTACATACTATTTACGATAGAAAAATTTTATATTGCGGAGATAGTGAAGATTTAGCTTGGAAATACATTTTAAATAATAAAGAATTGCATAAGAAAATAAAAGATATTGATATTTTAATAGCACCTCATCATGGAAGAAAAACAGGTGGAGATAAAGAAAATATTTTTTTAAATGAATTGAATCCCAAATTAGTTTTATTTGGAAATACATCAGATTCAAAACATAAAAATTATCAAGCATTTAATAATAGAAAAATTCCGATATTAACTAATAATGAAGCTGGTAATATCATTATGGAAATTAATAATAAAGAAATTTCTATAAAAACAGAAAATGATATTAATGGTATTATAACTGCTAAAAACTATAGTGATGGCGCCAAACGCATAAAAAAAATAAAAGAAAACTATAAAATAATATTTAAAGGTTTTAACTATGAATGA
- a CDS encoding Fic family protein, protein MKEFIPPKLPLDIELNANIYGLIIRASRKLAELNGLSKSMPNPNILINALILQEAKDSSEIENIITTHDELFLSQIDESKLTRAAKEVKDYENALKKGYELLKKEQLLRNAHILEIQKRLERNNAGFRKQSGTTLINPTTGEIKRTPPQNPSDIQELMGNLERYINDDTLDELDFLVKMAIIHYQFESIHPFYDGNGRTGRIINILYLVYKGLLDLPILYLSAYIVNNKEEYYNLLQNVRDEGAILEWIKYILKGVEQTAIKTIKTITIIEKMMSNVGEILQNKTNFYSKDFVELLFSHPYTKIDFLINKLDISRQSASKYLKICENLGVLECIKMGRNNYYINIELLRLFRKGIF, encoded by the coding sequence ATGAAAGAATTCATACCACCAAAACTTCCTTTAGATATAGAATTAAATGCAAATATTTATGGTCTCATCATTAGGGCTTCGAGAAAATTAGCGGAGTTAAATGGACTTAGCAAAAGCATGCCTAATCCAAATATATTAATCAATGCTTTGATCTTGCAAGAAGCTAAAGATTCTAGCGAGATAGAAAATATTATTACCACTCACGATGAACTTTTTTTATCTCAAATCGATGAAAGTAAACTTACAAGAGCGGCAAAAGAAGTGAAAGACTATGAAAATGCTTTAAAAAAAGGATATGAGCTTTTAAAAAAAGAGCAATTATTAAGAAATGCACATATTTTAGAAATTCAAAAAAGACTAGAAAGAAATAATGCAGGTTTTAGAAAACAAAGCGGAACTACACTGATAAATCCTACCACAGGAGAAATCAAACGCACGCCCCCGCAAAATCCTAGTGACATACAAGAACTTATGGGAAATTTGGAGCGATACATCAACGATGATACTTTAGATGAACTTGATTTTTTGGTAAAAATGGCAATCATTCATTATCAGTTTGAAAGCATACATCCATTTTACGATGGTAATGGTAGAACAGGCAGGATTATCAATATACTTTATTTGGTTTATAAAGGCTTGCTTGATTTGCCTATCTTGTATTTAAGCGCTTATATAGTAAATAACAAAGAAGAGTATTATAATCTTTTACAAAATGTACGTGATGAAGGTGCAATTTTGGAATGGATAAAATACATACTCAAAGGTGTAGAGCAAACTGCTATAAAAACGATAAAAACCATTACTATAATAGAAAAAATGATGTCTAATGTAGGTGAAATTTTGCAAAATAAAACGAATTTTTACAGCAAAGACTTTGTGGAGCTTTTGTTTTCTCATCCTTATACAAAGATAGACTTTTTGATAAATAAATTAGATATTTCTAGGCAAAGTGCTTCAAAATACCTTAAAATTTGTGAAAATTTAGGGGTGCTAGAGTGCATTAAAATGGGTAGAAATAATTATTATATTAATATAGAGCTTTTAAGACTTTTTAGAAAGGGAATTTTTTAA